The Fusobacterium sp. JB019 genome has a segment encoding these proteins:
- a CDS encoding iron ABC transporter permease, with amino-acid sequence MVKLLKSLRSNLDSWSTMTIVLTLAIISPIFLIFKGILLPSNEIFEHIKNTVLNEYLYNTVIIAMGVTIITAILGVSLAWFVSVYEFPCRRLFSISLILPLTIPSYIAGYIYSDMFSFTGSISRILSKLGINLRIDILNIYGVIIVFSLFFYPYVFIIMKGYFNKSSKNMIEASRSLGKTLPETFFKVILPLSRVAIISGVSLVLMEVLNAYGLVSYFGVNTFSIGIFRAWLSLGDLTSALKLSAILVIFIFGILYIESKSRGHKKYTISTKSKPLKTIKLKGYKCIVVFTYCMIILLFSFIIPILQLLYWTKLSYLHFDYFELLGVFKNSLGITVVACFIIVTVSIIIANTMRLKKDMIFLAKIVNMGYSIPGAVIAVGVMTIFIFLDQNLKGVYTSLGIDKSLVLSSSYLILIFAYLVRFLAVSYSNIDSNFKKIGTKFHQVSRTFGFGITRTFFKVDLPMIKPAIFSSFILVFIEITKELPLTLILRPFNFNTLATLVQQYANDEMIQESSIPSLIIIGMCSIAVLIFSRKEK; translated from the coding sequence ATGGTTAAGCTTTTAAAGAGTCTAAGGTCAAACTTAGACTCTTGGTCTACTATGACTATTGTTTTAACATTAGCTATAATTTCTCCAATTTTTTTAATATTTAAAGGTATATTATTACCCTCTAATGAAATTTTTGAGCATATAAAAAATACAGTTTTAAATGAATATTTATATAATACTGTAATAATAGCAATGGGTGTTACTATTATTACAGCTATTTTAGGAGTTTCTCTAGCTTGGTTTGTAAGTGTTTATGAATTTCCTTGTAGAAGATTATTTTCCATAAGTCTTATCTTGCCACTTACTATCCCTTCTTATATTGCAGGATATATATATTCAGATATGTTTTCTTTTACAGGAAGTATATCTAGAATTTTATCAAAATTAGGAATAAATTTAAGAATAGACATATTAAATATATACGGAGTTATTATTGTATTTAGTTTGTTTTTTTATCCTTATGTATTTATTATTATGAAAGGATATTTTAATAAAAGTTCTAAAAATATGATAGAAGCTTCTCGTTCTTTAGGGAAGACTCTTCCAGAAACATTTTTTAAAGTAATTTTACCTCTTTCTAGGGTAGCTATTATATCAGGAGTTAGTTTAGTTCTAATGGAAGTTTTAAATGCTTATGGTTTAGTTAGCTATTTTGGAGTAAATACTTTTAGTATAGGAATATTTAGAGCTTGGTTATCTTTAGGAGATTTAACTTCAGCTTTAAAACTTTCAGCTATTTTAGTTATATTTATTTTTGGAATTTTATATATTGAAAGTAAAAGTAGGGGTCATAAAAAATATACTATTTCAACTAAGAGCAAACCTTTAAAAACAATAAAATTAAAAGGATATAAATGCATTGTTGTTTTTACATATTGTATGATAATACTGTTATTTAGTTTTATAATACCTATTTTACAACTTTTATATTGGACAAAATTAAGTTATTTACATTTTGATTATTTTGAACTTTTAGGAGTATTTAAAAATTCTTTAGGAATAACTGTAGTAGCTTGTTTTATAATAGTAACAGTTTCCATAATAATAGCAAATACAATGAGATTAAAAAAAGATATGATTTTTTTAGCTAAAATCGTAAACATGGGATATTCAATTCCAGGTGCTGTTATAGCAGTTGGAGTAATGACTATATTTATATTTTTAGATCAGAATTTAAAAGGAGTTTACACATCTTTAGGGATAGATAAATCTCTTGTCTTATCATCTAGTTATTTAATTTTAATATTTGCTTATTTAGTTAGATTTTTAGCAGTATCTTATTCAAATATAGACTCTAATTTTAAAAAAATAGGTACTAAGTTTCATCAAGTTTCTAGAACTTTTGGATTTGGAATTACAAGAACTTTTTTTAAGGTGGATCTTCCAATGATAAAACCAGCAATTTTTTCTAGTTTTATTTTGGTATTTATAGAGATAACAAAAGAGTTGCCTCTAACTTTAATATTAAGACCTTTTAATTTTAATACTTTAGCAACTTTAGTTCAGCAGTACGCAAATGATGAGATGATTCAAGAAAGTTCCATTCCTTCTCTTATAATAATAGGGATGTGTTCTATTGCTGTTTTAATATTTAGTAGAAAGGAAAAATAA
- a CDS encoding ABC transporter ATP-binding protein: protein MYISINNLYFKYDKEDILKDFNLEIKRGEIIAILGKSGSGKSTLLRILSGFEQPYKGSILIDDKVLIDDKTNVPTEKRNIGMLFQDYALFPHLTVEKNIEFGLKKKNKSEKVKEMLELVEMEGFGKRFPHELSGGQQQRIALARSLAPSPNLILLDEPFSNLDTELKEHIREHLKSIIKKSNTTAIFVTHDFADTSIADKIIYLENGKIIEKK, encoded by the coding sequence ATGTATATTTCAATTAATAATTTATATTTTAAATATGATAAAGAAGATATATTGAAGGATTTTAATTTAGAGATTAAACGTGGAGAGATAATAGCTATTTTAGGAAAATCGGGAAGTGGAAAATCAACGTTATTAAGAATTTTATCAGGATTTGAGCAACCTTATAAAGGATCTATTTTAATAGATGATAAAGTTTTAATAGATGATAAAACAAATGTTCCCACAGAAAAAAGAAATATAGGGATGCTTTTTCAAGATTATGCTCTTTTTCCACATTTGACAGTTGAAAAGAATATTGAATTTGGTTTAAAGAAAAAAAACAAATCAGAAAAAGTGAAAGAGATGCTTGAATTAGTTGAAATGGAAGGCTTTGGTAAAAGATTTCCTCATGAATTATCAGGGGGTCAGCAACAAAGAATAGCTTTAGCTAGGTCTCTAGCTCCTAGTCCAAATTTAATTCTTCTTGATGAACCCTTTTCTAATTTAGATACTGAATTAAAAGAACATATTAGAGAACATTTAAAAAGTATTATAAAAAAATCAAATACAACAGCTATTTTTGTAACTCATGATTTTG
- a CDS encoding Fe(3+) ABC transporter substrate-binding protein: MKKIILLCLFVLGISAFAKEEVNIYTERHYDADKILIKNFEKETGIKINVVKAKGDELIKKLELEGKDTPADLFITADAGKLYRAKEKGLLQPVVTEKLSENVKETLKDKDDFWYGLTYRARIIAYDPTKTDASSINKIEDLADDKWKGKILVRSSSNLYNQSLLASIIKNDGEEEATKWAKSIVENMARSPKGNDRDQAKGVVSGVGEIAIMNSYYMGRLLTSKDPYEVKVGKALKIKFLNQEDRGNHINASGAGITKYSKNKENAIKFLEYMTSVEGQKVFAELNYEYPVNEKVSPSEIVKKWGDFKADNLDLNYLGVYNEKAVKIFDEVGWK, from the coding sequence ATGAAAAAAATTATTTTATTATGTTTGTTTGTATTAGGTATTTCTGCTTTTGCCAAAGAGGAAGTGAATATTTATACTGAAAGACATTATGATGCAGATAAGATTTTGATTAAGAATTTTGAAAAAGAAACAGGAATAAAGATTAATGTTGTTAAGGCTAAAGGAGATGAACTTATAAAAAAATTAGAACTTGAAGGAAAAGATACTCCAGCAGACTTATTTATAACAGCTGATGCAGGAAAACTTTATAGAGCAAAAGAAAAAGGATTATTGCAACCAGTTGTAACAGAAAAATTATCAGAAAATGTTAAAGAAACTTTAAAAGATAAGGATGATTTTTGGTATGGATTAACTTATAGAGCAAGAATTATAGCTTATGATCCAACAAAGACAGATGCTTCAAGTATTAACAAAATAGAAGATTTAGCAGATGATAAATGGAAAGGAAAGATTTTAGTAAGATCTTCTTCTAATTTATATAATCAATCTTTATTAGCTTCAATTATTAAAAATGATGGTGAAGAAGAGGCAACTAAATGGGCTAAATCTATAGTTGAAAATATGGCAAGATCTCCAAAAGGAAATGATAGAGATCAAGCAAAGGGTGTAGTTAGTGGAGTTGGAGAAATAGCAATTATGAATTCTTATTATATGGGAAGATTGTTAACATCAAAAGATCCATATGAAGTAAAAGTAGGAAAAGCATTAAAAATTAAATTTTTAAATCAAGAAGATAGAGGAAATCATATTAATGCAAGTGGAGCAGGAATTACAAAATATTCAAAGAATAAAGAAAATGCTATAAAATTTTTAGAGTATATGACAAGTGTAGAAGGACAAAAAGTTTTTGCAGAACTTAATTACGAGTATCCTGTAAATGAAAAGGTAAGTCCTTCTGAAATAGTAAAAAAATGGGGAGACTTTAAAGCTGATAACTTAGATTTAAATTATTTAGGTGTTTATAATGAAAAGGCAGTTAAAATATTTGATGAAGTTGGTTGGAAATAA